A genomic region of Saccopteryx bilineata isolate mSacBil1 chromosome 1, mSacBil1_pri_phased_curated, whole genome shotgun sequence contains the following coding sequences:
- the RRP15 gene encoding RRP15-like protein, which produces MAAAVQDSRGSAGKKLKKSLKKKKKMKMAVKAVGSALEDENKDTDNTGAGRRGSEKGHLSSDNEAIEADNEDEVEPSDDDNDNNAAEGSAGPSAGWAAAMAKILNKKTPRSKPSILVKNKELEKEKQKLKQERLEKRKQLDRKREWEMMCRVKPDVIEDKDTERNFQRIATRGVVQLFNAVQKHQKNVDEKTKEAGGSVRKRAKLLSTVSKKDFISVLRGMDGSTDGRTSATRSSKAKQTEVEEGGPSWTILRDDFMMGASMKDWDKESDGPDGGRPRPGLGSDSDA; this is translated from the exons ATGGCTGCGGCCGTGCAGGACTCACGTGGGAGTGCGGGAAAAAAGCTGAAAAAgtctctgaagaagaagaagaagatgaaaatGGCAGTCAAGGCTGTAGGATCGGCGCTGGAAGATGAGAACAAAGACACGGACAACACGGGAGCAG GGAGGCGTGGGTCAGAAAAGGGTCACTTGTCCTCCGATAATGAAGCGATAGAGGCTGACAATGAAGATGAAGTGGAGCCcagtgatgatgacaatgacaacAACGCTGCGGAAGGCAGTGCGGGGCCCAGTGCGGGCTGGGCGGCGGCCATGGCTAAGATCCTGAACAAGAAAACTCCCAGAAGTAAGCCCTCCATTCTGGTCAAAAACAAAGAgctggagaaggagaagcagaagctGAAGCAAGAGAGACTGGAGAAGAGGAAGCAG CTCGACAGGAAGCGGGAATGGGAAATGATGTGCCGAGTCAAGCCAGATGTCATCGaagacaaagacacagagaggaactttcagagaATCGCGACAAG GGGTGTCGTGCAGCTGTTCAATGCCGTTCAGAAGCATCAGAAGAATGTGGACGAGAAGACGAAGGAGGCCGGCGGCTCTGTCAGAAAGCGTGCTAAGTTGCTGTCGACTGTTTCCAAGAAAGACTTCATCAGCGTCCTGAGAGGGATGGATGGAAGTACAGACGGCAGAACTTCGGCGACACGGAGCTCAAAAGCCAAACAG ACTGAAGTGGAAGAAGGCGGCCCCAGCTGGACCATCCTCCGCGATGACTTTATGATGGGAGCATCCATGAAGGACTGGGACAAGGAGAGTGACGGACCGGATGGTGGCAGACCCAGACCCGGACTGGGGAGTGACTCAGACGCGTGA